In the Anastrepha obliqua isolate idAnaObli1 chromosome 1, idAnaObli1_1.0, whole genome shotgun sequence genome, one interval contains:
- the LOC129253522 gene encoding mite group 2 allergen Tyr p 2-like isoform X1: MAYAFHIIFSFVLLTALCAVDAKTNVKQCKDTSKPMPLSVSIEGCEEPPCIVYKGQTSIIAVHFVSTKDNIRNLTAQCYATTLGITVPYELPEDVADVCQNLLYGAMCPLYATEDIVYDFQFYVDTYYPEIAVTIELNLTDADDDVIACFSTSIRVRKGTRTNVITDSITNNTNHIWS; encoded by the exons ATGGCTTAcgcatttcatattattttctcGTTCGTGTTGTTGACGGCGTTGTGTGCGGTGGACGCAAAGACAAATGTTAAGCAAT GTAAAGACACGTCAAAACCTATGCCTCTGAGCGTAAGCATAGAGGGTTGCGAGGAGCCGCCATGCATAGTCTATAAAGGCCAAACATCCATTATTGCAGTACACTTTGTGAGCA CCAAGGACAATATTCGAAATCTCACAGCGCAGTGCTATGCTACGACTTTGGGTATAACTGTACCTTATGAATTGCCTGAAGATGTGGCAGATGTTTGCCAAAATCTCTTATATGGCGCCATGTGCCCCCTCTATGCAACCGAAGATATTGTGTATGATTTCCAGTTTTACGTCGACACCTACTATCCGGAAATTGCAGTTACCATTGAACTGAATTTAACCGATGCAGATGACGATGTAATAGCCTGCTTCAGTACGAGTATTCGTGTGCGTAAGGGCACTCGAACGAATGTTATAACAGACTCTATAACTAATAATACAAATCACATTTGGAGTTAA
- the LOC129253522 gene encoding uncharacterized protein LOC129253522 isoform X2 — MCNCIRGKDTSKPMPLSVSIEGCEEPPCIVYKGQTSIIAVHFVSTKDNIRNLTAQCYATTLGITVPYELPEDVADVCQNLLYGAMCPLYATEDIVYDFQFYVDTYYPEIAVTIELNLTDADDDVIACFSTSIRVRKGTRTNVITDSITNNTNHIWS, encoded by the exons GTAAAGACACGTCAAAACCTATGCCTCTGAGCGTAAGCATAGAGGGTTGCGAGGAGCCGCCATGCATAGTCTATAAAGGCCAAACATCCATTATTGCAGTACACTTTGTGAGCA CCAAGGACAATATTCGAAATCTCACAGCGCAGTGCTATGCTACGACTTTGGGTATAACTGTACCTTATGAATTGCCTGAAGATGTGGCAGATGTTTGCCAAAATCTCTTATATGGCGCCATGTGCCCCCTCTATGCAACCGAAGATATTGTGTATGATTTCCAGTTTTACGTCGACACCTACTATCCGGAAATTGCAGTTACCATTGAACTGAATTTAACCGATGCAGATGACGATGTAATAGCCTGCTTCAGTACGAGTATTCGTGTGCGTAAGGGCACTCGAACGAATGTTATAACAGACTCTATAACTAATAATACAAATCACATTTGGAGTTAA
- the LOC129253522 gene encoding NPC intracellular cholesterol transporter 2 homolog a-like isoform X3, translating into MPLSVSIEGCEEPPCIVYKGQTSIIAVHFVSTKDNIRNLTAQCYATTLGITVPYELPEDVADVCQNLLYGAMCPLYATEDIVYDFQFYVDTYYPEIAVTIELNLTDADDDVIACFSTSIRVRKGTRTNVITDSITNNTNHIWS; encoded by the exons ATGCCTCTGAGCGTAAGCATAGAGGGTTGCGAGGAGCCGCCATGCATAGTCTATAAAGGCCAAACATCCATTATTGCAGTACACTTTGTGAGCA CCAAGGACAATATTCGAAATCTCACAGCGCAGTGCTATGCTACGACTTTGGGTATAACTGTACCTTATGAATTGCCTGAAGATGTGGCAGATGTTTGCCAAAATCTCTTATATGGCGCCATGTGCCCCCTCTATGCAACCGAAGATATTGTGTATGATTTCCAGTTTTACGTCGACACCTACTATCCGGAAATTGCAGTTACCATTGAACTGAATTTAACCGATGCAGATGACGATGTAATAGCCTGCTTCAGTACGAGTATTCGTGTGCGTAAGGGCACTCGAACGAATGTTATAACAGACTCTATAACTAATAATACAAATCACATTTGGAGTTAA